One Fusarium musae strain F31 chromosome 6, whole genome shotgun sequence DNA segment encodes these proteins:
- a CDS encoding hypothetical protein (BUSCO:EOG09260JTZ~EggNog:ENOG41) translates to MSYGKKDEDADLGLVKVDRTQVFQEARLFNSSPIQPRRCRILLTKIALLLYTGEKFPTNEATTLFFGISKLFQNKDASLRQMVHLVIKELANSAEDIIMVTSTIMKDTGGSTDAIYRPNAIRALCRIIDATTVQSIERVMKTAIVDKNPSVSSAALVSSYHLLPIAKDVVRRWQSETQEAAASSKSSGGFSLGFSTSSSQVPMNHSTMSQYHAVGLLYQMRMHDRMALVKMVQQFGAPGALKNPAAIIMLVRLAAQLAEEDASLRKPMMQLLDGWLRHKSEMVNFEAAKAICDMRDVTDVEVAQAVHVLQLFLTSPRAVTKFAALRILHNFASFKPTAVNACNPDIELLISNSNRSIATFAITTLLKTGNEASVDRLMKQISTFMSEITDEFKITIVEAIRTLCLKFPSKQAGMLTFLSGILRDEGGYEFKRAVVESMFDLIKFVPDSKEDALAHLCEFIEDCEFTKLAVRILHLIGLEGPKTAQPTKYIRYIYNRVVLENAIVRAAAVTALAKFGVGQKDPEVKSSVRVLLTRCLDDVDDEVRDRAALNLKLMNEEDDEMAARFVKNENMFSLPYFEQQLVLYVTSDDKSAFDSPFDIAKIPVVTREQADAEDRSKKLIATAPTLKAPKVGPTKPTGAEAVASASAQAQRYAQELLEIPEMKEFGSVLKSSPVIELTEAETEYVVSLVKHIFKEHIVLQYEIKNTLPDTVLENVSVVATPADEEELEEVFIIQAEKLATDEPGKVYVAFKKVGGEASLPISTFSNVLKFTSKEIDPSTGEPEDSGYDDEYEVAEFDLAGSDYVIPTFAGNFSHIWEQVGASGEEVTETLQLSGMESIADATEQLTKALSLQPLEGTDVPVNQTTHTLKLLGKTVGGGRVVANVRMAYSSKTGVTTKITVRSEEENVAALVIASVA, encoded by the exons ATGAGTTACGGCAAGAAGGACGAAGACGCCGACCTCGGGCTGGTCAAGGTTGACCGAACTCAAGTCTTCCAAGAAG CACGACTCTTCAACAGCTCCCCTATTCAGCCTCGACGATGTCGCATTTTGCTTACCAAGATCGCTCTCCTTCTCTACACAGGAGAGAAGTTCCCCACCAACGAAGCTACAACCCTCTTCTTCGGTATCTCGAAGCTCTTCCAGAACAAGGATGCCAGTCTCCGACAGATGGTCCACCTTGTTATCAAGGAGCTCGCCAACTCAGCTGAGGATATTATTATGGTTACCAGCACGATTATGAAAGATACTGGCGGCAGCACCGACGCTATCTACCGACCCAATGCCATCCGCGCCCTCTGCCGTATTATTGAT GCCACGACCGTGCAATCGATCGAACGAGTTATGAAGACCGCAATTGTCGATAAGAACCCCTCCGTATCATCTGCCGCCCTCGTTTCCTCATACCACCTCCTTCCCATTGCCAAGGATGTCGTCCGACGATGGCAGAGCGAGACCCAGGAGGCCGCTGCTTCCAGCAAGTCCTCTGGTGGCTTCTCCCTGGGATTCTCCACCTCAAGCAGCCAAGTTCCTATGAACCACTCGACCATGTCGCAATACCACGCTGTCGGACTCCTATATCAGATGCGCATGCACGACCGAATGGCCCTTGTCAAGATGGTTCAGCAATTCGGCGCTCCTGGTGCTCTCAAGAACCCCGCTGCTATCATCATGCTGGTTCGACTTGCTGCACAGCTCGCTGAGGAGGACGCTTCGTTGAGGAAACCCATGATGCAGCTTCTCGATGGCTGGCTGCGACACAAGAGCGAAATGGTCAACTTTGAGGCTGCCAAAGCTATCTGCGACATGCGAGATGTTACTGATGTTGAGGTAGCGCAAGCTGTCCACGTTCTTCAGCTTTTCCTCACCTCTCCCCGCGCTGTTACCAAGTTCGCCGCTCTCCGAATCCTCCACAACTTTGCCAGCTTCAAGCCTACCGCCGTCAACGCCTGCAATCCCGATATCgagcttctcatctccaacaGCAACCGATCCATTGCCACTTTCGCCATCACCACGCTCCTTAAGACCGGTAACGAGGCCAGTGTCGACAGGTTAATGAAGCAGATTTCCACCTTCATGTCCGAGATTACCGACGAGTTCAAGATCACAATTGTGGAGGCTATCCGAACCTTGTGCCTCAAGTTTCCCAGCAAGCAAGCTGGTATGCTTACCTTCCTCAGTGGTATACTGCGCGATGAGGGCGGATACGAGTTTAAGAGGGCTGTTGTGGAGAGCATGTTCGATTTGATCAAGTTTGTCCCTGATTCCAAGGAGGATGCGCTCGCCCACCTCTGCGAATTTATTGAGGATTGCGAGTTCACTAAGCTGGCAGTCCGCATTCTTCACCTTATCGGTCTCGAGGGTCCCAAGACCGCTCAGCCTACCAAGTATATCCGATATATTTACAACCGAGTTGTTCTTGAGAACGCCATTGTgcgagctgctgctgtcacTGCCCTCGCCAAGTTCGGTGTTGGCCAGAAGGACCCTGAGGTTAAGAGCAGTGTCCGTGTCCTCCTCACACGATGCTtggatgatgtcgatgatgaggtcCGTGATCGTGCTGCCCTCAACCTGAAGCTCAtgaatgaggaggatgatgagatggcTGCTCGATTTGTCAAGAATG AGAACATGTTCTCTCTTCCATACTTCGAGCAGCAGCTTGTCCTCTACGTCACATCAGACGACAAGTCCGCTTTCGATAGTCCTTTCGATATTGCCAAGATTCCTGTGGTTACTCGGGAGCAGGCCGACGCTGAGGACCGATCCAAGAAGCTGATTGCCACTGCCCCTACACTCAAGGCTCCCAAGGTTGGCCCCACCAAGCCTACCGGAGCCGAGGCTGTTGCTTCTGCCTCTGCTCAGGCTCAACGGTATGCCCAGGAGCTGCTCGAGATCCCCGAGATGAAGGAGTTTGGCAGTGTCCTCAAGTCTTCACCTGTTATCGAGCTCACTGAGGCCGAGACTGAGTACGTTGTCAGCCTGGTCAAGCACATCTTCAAGGAGCACATTGTCCTCCAATATGAGATTAAGAACACCTTGCCCGACACTGTCCTTGAGAACGTCTCCGTTGTCGCTACTCCcgcagacgaggaggagctcgaggaggTCTTCATCATACAGGCTGAGAAACTTGCAACTGATGAGCCCGGCAAGGTCTATGTCGCTTTTAAGAAGGTTGGCGGCGAGGCTTCCCTGCCCATCTCTACCTTCTCCAACGTCCTCAAGTTCACCAGCAAGGAGATCGACCCCTCAACAGGTGAGCCCGAGGATTCCGGCTACGATGATGAGTACGAGGTGGCCGAATTCGACCTTGCTGGCAGTGACTACGTCATTCCCACATTCGCTGGCAACTTCAGCCACATCTGGGAACAGGTTGGTGCTTCTGGAGAGGAGGTCACAGAAACCCTCCAATTGAGCGGTATGGAGAGCATTGCGG ACGCTACAGAGCAGCTTACAAAGGCTTTGTCGCTCCAGCCTCTCGAGGGTACTGATGTGCCCGTTAACCAGACCACCCAcactctcaagcttctcggcaAGACAGTTGGTGGAGGTCGGGTGGTTGCCAACGTACGGATGGCTTACTCATCAAAAACTGGTGTCACGACAAAGATCACGGTGCGAAGCGAAGAGGAGAATGTGGCTGCGCTAGTCATCGCGTCGGTCGCTTAG
- a CDS encoding hypothetical protein (EggNog:ENOG41~BUSCO:EOG09264L6D), which translates to MKSVTRVPLRIAPRLVQRPAFVRPIHSTVLKAANVAPVVGTGPPPEPPIQPAENVHQRVARRRKQAEMLKNAKELRNASSGKGGGGLKKRFWKDVSVKEVDGALQVFLDTRPLRHPVSKEIVRIPITKPDLASALALEWDLLTSAQDATRHHLIPLTSLACRALDIAEADNTPGGEISEVRDAIATTLLRYLDTDSILCWNPPAGAHDLKNEAGESLRDVQKRTAEEIVSFLTTHVWPGITINPVLDGHSILPQSQAPGVREIVQGWITGLDAFEIAGLERATLAGKSLIAAARFVVEWTEGSVARGHLNPGKKFGVEEAAVATSLEVDWQTGQWGEVEDTHDVNKEDVRRQLGSVALLVSGTGLKA; encoded by the exons ATGAAGTCTGTGACACGAGTACCACTTCGCATTGCGCCTCGGCTCGTCCAGCGTCCGGCCTTTGTCCGCCCAATTCACTCGACCGTTCTCAAGGCCGCCAATGTCGCTCCAGTGGTTGGCACTGGCCCGCCACCTGAGCCACCGATCCAACCCGCCGAAAATGTCCATCAGCGAGTTGCGAGGCGGAGAAAGCAGGCTGAGATGCTCAAGAATGCTAAAGAGCTTCGAAATGCCAGTTCTGGAAAGGGAGGCGGTGGTTTGAAGAAGCGATTCTGGAAAGATGTTTCTGTGAAGGAAGTTGACG GTGCTCTTCAAGTCTTCCTCGATACTCGACCGTTGAGACACCCTGTGTCAAAGGAGATCGTTCGAATTCCCATCACCAAGCCCGATCTTGCTTCCGCTCTCGCCCTCGAATGGGATCTTTTGACTTCTGCACAAGATGCTACAAGACATCATTTGATCCCTCTTACAAGTCTTGCATGCCGAGCTCTCGATATCGCCGAGGCTGATAACACGCCTGGGGGCGAAATCTCAGAGGTCCGAGATGCCATTGCTACAACATTATTACGATACCTCGATACCGATTCCATTCTCTGCTGGAACCCTCCTGCAGGAGCGCACGATCTCAAGAATGAAGCTGGAGAGTCGCTACGAGATGTACAGAAGCGCACAGCCGAGGAGATTGTGTCTTTCCTGACAACACATGTTTGGCCaggcatcaccatcaacccaGTCCTAGACGGTCACTCCATCTTGCCTCAGTCACAGGCACCTGGAGTTCGCGAGATCGTTCAAGGCTGGATCACTGGTCTCGATGCTTTCGAGATTGCTGGACTCGAGCGTGCCACATTGGCTGGCAAGAGTCTCATTGCTGCTGCACGATTCGTTGTTGAGTGGACCGAGGGGTCAGTTGCAAGGGGTCATTTGAACCCTGGCAAGAAGTTTGGTGTCGAAGAAGCCGCTGTCGCTACCAGCCTTGAAGTTGACTGGCAGACTGGACAGTGGGGAGAGGTCGAGGATACCCATGATGTTAACAAGGAGGATGTGAGAAGACAGCTAGGCAGCGTTGCACTGTTGGTGTCTGGCACAGGTTTGAAGGCGTAA
- a CDS encoding hypothetical protein (MEROPS:MER0080922), which translates to MRWTTITTAAALLGGVDAISFPRSKAGKGYLSMHVGTVERNKNKQHDKRQDGDAIAVRLENKDFFYATDIEIGTPPQKVTVLLDTGSNELWVNPDCEEAQSATQYNQCLDFGQYDPRKSKTPPIGPFGGETLNYGDASDSSTHTSATIRYYTDLMTFGDSKLRNQTFGVLVESNGISQGILGLAPDLRAGFDGDEPYSLLLTSMADQGLINSRVFALDLRHSDDTEGALIYGGIDRSKYIGNLETRPIIRGEGGEYRLAVELDSLGVTISGDTENIRVSSSDSNVMLDSGTTLTRMHMSVARPILEALDAQNDGEGFYMTDCENRDLDGTVDFGFGDKIIKVAFSDFILELGPGTCYIGLVPTSDQQILGDSVLRAGYFVFDWDNKEVHLAQAANCGDEDIVAVGSGSDAVPSETGKCKSSDITATGRAATATGTGGSFPTSAYTTTYTITSCPDFERDCATGVVTTQTFSGRPTVTITAGAGSGGDDDDNAAWQPAPLSWVFAVIGGFALGVNLL; encoded by the exons ATGAGGTGGACCACGATAACTACAGCCGCAGCCCTGCTCGGCGGCGTTGACGCCATTAGCTTCCCGAGATCGAAAGCCGGTAAAGGTTATCTGTCGATGCACGTTGGTACGGTGGAGCGAAACAAGAATAAGCAGCACGACAAGCGTCAAGATGGTGACGCTATCGCCGTTCGACTCGAGAACAAAGATTTCTTTTACGCGACAGACA TTGAAATCGGTACCCCTCCTCAAAAAGTCACAGTCCTTCTTGATACCGGCTCCAACGAACTCTGGGTGAACCCCGACTGCGAAGAAGCTCAATCCGCTACTCAATACAACCAATGTCTTGACTTTGGACAATACGACCCCCGAAAGTCAAAGACGCCGCCCATCGGTCCTTTTGGTGGCGAGACACTCAACTATGGCGACGCGTCCGACTCATCAACGCATACATCTGCGACGATTCGATACTATACAGATCTCATGACATTTGGAGACTCAAAGTTGAGAAATCAgacttttggtgttttggtcgAGAGCAATGGTATCTCACAGGGTATCCTAGGTCTTGCGCCTGATCTGCGGGCTGGCTTTGACGGCGATGAGCCTTATAGCTTATTGCTCACTTCCATGGCTGACCAGGGACTTATCAACAGCCGGGTGTTCGCGCTTGATCTGCGACACTCGGATGATACCGAGGGTGCTTTGATCTATGGCGGTATTGATCGCAGCAAGTATATCGGCAACCTGGAGACACGGCCTATCATCCGTGGTGAGGGTGGTGAGTACCGTCTCGCCGTTGAGTTGGATAGCCTCGGTGTCACTATTAGCGGTGATACAGAGAACATTCGTGTCTCGAGCTCTGATTCCAACGTCATGCTCGACTCTGGAACGACTCTCACCCGCATGCACATGTCGGTCGCGCGACCAATTCTGGAGGCTCTCGATGCTCAGAACGATGGTGAGGGCTTTTACATGACCGACTGTGAAAACCGCGACCTCGATGGCACGGTTGATTTTGGGTTCGgtgacaagatcatcaaagttGCCTTCAGCGACTTTATTCTCGAGCTTGGACCTGGAACGTGCTACATTGGTCTTGTACCTACCAGCGACCAGCAGATTCTTGGTGACTCTGTTCTACGAGCCGGATACTTCGTCTTCGACTGGGATAACAAGGAGGTCCATCTTGCTCAGGCTGCTAATTGTGGTGATGAGGACATTGTTGCTGTCGGATCTGGCTCTGACGCTGTGCCCAGTGAGACTGGCAAGTGTAAGAGTTCTGATATCACAGCCACTGGACGT GCGGCTACTGCTACTGGCACAGGCGGCTCGTTCCCTACCTCTGCGTACACCACCACTTACACCATCACTTCATGTCCCGACTTCGAACGCGACTGTGCCACAGGCGTCGTGACGACACAGACTTTCAGCGGTCGACCAACCGTCACAATCACTGCTGGAGCCGGTAGTGGcggtgacgacgatgacaatGCCGCATGGCAGCCTGCACCCCTCAGCTGGGTGTTTGCTGTCATTGGCGGTTTTGCTCTCGGAGTCAACTTGCTATAG